Proteins encoded in a region of the Nitrospirota bacterium genome:
- a CDS encoding response regulator: protein MSEQPPIETLSASPTILVVDDDLALTKLCKRILEEAGFTVLHADGSSDALKLCTQHEGPIDLLLTDLVLPPPGFQLASSTNQFPHVHGHELAVRAIRIRKGLRVILMSGNVEQELAGYGIRRETLPFIPKPFEPQTLVSLVNQTLHAPAPLIESLTEKPPGLARPSDEWVG from the coding sequence ATGTCAGAGCAGCCACCCATCGAGACGCTATCCGCATCCCCGACCATCCTGGTGGTCGATGACGACTTGGCTCTCACGAAACTCTGCAAGAGGATTCTGGAAGAGGCCGGCTTCACGGTCCTCCATGCCGACGGCAGTTCGGACGCGCTCAAACTCTGCACGCAGCACGAAGGGCCGATCGATCTGTTGCTCACAGACCTGGTCCTGCCTCCTCCGGGCTTTCAATTGGCTTCAAGCACCAATCAATTCCCCCACGTACATGGCCACGAACTGGCCGTCCGCGCAATCCGCATACGAAAAGGTCTGCGAGTCATCCTCATGTCCGGCAATGTCGAACAGGAACTGGCAGGCTATGGAATACGCCGGGAAACCCTCCCGTTTATTCCCAAGCCGTTTGAGCCCCAAACCCTGGTCTCACTTGTGAATCAAACGCTTCACGCACCGGCGCCTTTGATCGAAAGTCTGACGGAAAAACCTCCCGGACTTGCGCGGCCCTCTGACGAGTGGGTCGGCTAA
- a CDS encoding NFACT family protein: protein MALTSTEIAKVVSELAPALAGGWIQKIYQPTDRTLVLEIRAPGRTHRLLISCHPDSARLHFSTEAFQNPPTPPPFCQFLRAHLQGARIDGIEQIPGDRIVQLAWSAKEGPCTLVAELTGKTANLLVLDDAGLIRRDLNGVKNLVGQAYALPALPQGDRQAADLDRFSQGTQKSPFPLSAAIDAHYRKAEATSAVGTVRQARAGILKKSIKKLRRRIEAWHEDLAKAEKYKTYDRYGELLKANLGTIRRGQTDVSVVDYFDEALPNLTIPLDQTKTPQGNMDDYFRKHRKHLAAQRELHPRITVGEQELEALQGELTAIEQGIWQPPETARPTMRTRTPSRTGGAKGKQEPRQGPFRRFTSSDGLAIYVGKNARENDELTFGLAKSDDLWFHARGTPGSHVVVRLEKGSDPPPETIRDAATLALLYSDLKKSGKGDVIYTRRKWVKKAKGQAPGAVIVTQEKSLHVSLEKKRLDALKARSARE from the coding sequence GTGGCCTTGACGTCGACAGAAATTGCCAAGGTGGTGAGTGAGCTGGCTCCAGCCTTAGCTGGAGGGTGGATTCAAAAGATTTACCAGCCGACCGATCGGACGCTGGTGCTGGAAATTCGTGCGCCTGGACGGACGCATCGACTCCTCATCTCTTGCCACCCTGACAGCGCCCGTCTCCACTTCTCCACTGAAGCCTTTCAGAATCCACCGACGCCTCCCCCCTTCTGTCAATTTCTCCGTGCCCATCTCCAAGGCGCACGCATCGACGGAATCGAGCAGATCCCCGGTGACCGGATCGTTCAACTGGCATGGAGCGCTAAGGAAGGTCCCTGCACCCTGGTCGCCGAACTGACAGGAAAGACGGCGAATCTCCTCGTACTCGATGACGCAGGCCTCATCCGTCGAGACCTGAACGGGGTGAAGAACCTTGTGGGACAGGCCTATGCTCTACCTGCTCTCCCTCAAGGGGATCGGCAGGCAGCCGATCTCGACCGATTCAGCCAGGGCACCCAAAAATCGCCATTCCCCCTCTCGGCTGCCATCGACGCCCATTACCGCAAAGCCGAAGCAACCTCCGCCGTCGGGACCGTGCGACAGGCCCGGGCAGGGATACTTAAAAAATCCATCAAGAAACTCCGCCGCCGCATTGAGGCCTGGCACGAAGACCTCGCAAAAGCCGAGAAGTACAAGACGTACGACCGCTACGGCGAACTCCTCAAAGCGAACCTGGGTACGATCCGCAGGGGCCAGACCGACGTGAGCGTGGTGGATTATTTCGATGAGGCCCTCCCCAACCTGACGATCCCGCTGGACCAGACCAAAACTCCCCAGGGCAATATGGACGACTACTTCCGCAAACATCGAAAGCACCTGGCTGCACAGCGAGAGCTCCACCCGCGGATCACGGTGGGAGAACAAGAGCTGGAGGCGCTACAAGGAGAATTAACCGCCATCGAACAGGGAATCTGGCAGCCACCCGAGACCGCGCGCCCAACTATGCGAACCAGGACTCCTTCGCGGACTGGAGGGGCCAAAGGCAAGCAGGAACCGCGGCAGGGTCCGTTCCGGCGCTTCACCTCGTCAGACGGATTGGCGATCTATGTCGGGAAAAACGCCAGAGAGAACGACGAGCTGACGTTCGGCCTCGCCAAGAGCGACGACCTCTGGTTCCATGCTCGCGGCACCCCCGGTTCTCACGTCGTGGTGCGGCTGGAAAAAGGAAGCGATCCACCGCCCGAGACGATACGCGACGCAGCCACGCTGGCCCTGCTCTATAGCGATCTCAAGAAAAGCGGCAAAGGCGATGTGATCTATACCAGGCGCAAGTGGGTCAAGAAAGCGAAGGGCCAGGCGCCGGGCGCCGTGATCGTCACGCAGGAGAAATCCCTGCATGTGAGCCTGGAGAAGAAGCGGCTCGATGCGCTCAAGGCCCGATCTGCTCGAGAGTAG